AATCCTCGTCAGTGACACTCGATTGGATAAGCCAAATCAGACAagcttcaccttctccCTCGGCTCCATCTCTTTGACAAAGAATAAAATTCTCACCCATTATCCTCCAAGATCAATCAATTGATACACTCGATATACATACATAGAAGAACAAGCACTACCGTGATGAGggtctgctgctgctggaaGGCAGAGGGAAAGATCTCCAGTGacttgtttttgaagagatcttcGAGCTCGGCATACGTTATGAGGTTCTTTATGGTCTTTTGTGCGGACATTGGAAACGTGTAGGTTGTACTTCATTTGAAAGTACGTGGTATATCGTCGCCAATGTGTGGTGGTGCACGGGTCTTTTGTGGACTCTCCCTACAAAAAGACAAGTTTCAGAcaaattgatgaaaagtcAATATCTCTCTTTGAAACTGCCGTTAAAAGTCTCCTTACTTGACTCCGAAAGTATCCATTGTGTTCGTGTTCTCCCCGACTTACTTCCTCCTCCCTGCACTACTATCACCAATTCGCAGCCTACTactattctttttcaacatGTCTTGGGGCTGGAACACTATAGACTCCGATGCGGTATGTGTATGGTCTTGTTGCTTTGCCACCTCTTATGCTAACTAATTAGGGCGTTTTTACGGAACTTGTGGAGCGTTTGGGCGTCAAGAACGTGCAGTTTGATGAGCTCTATGCTATTGACAAAGAGTCTCTTTTGGCAGTAGCACCAGTGCATGCGGTagttttcttgttcaagtacAGTAAACTTGATCGTGAGTACGCTGCGAAGAAATTGCCTCTCGATGGCGAATACGATACAAATTATATGGACAAAGGGGTCTTTTTCGCCAATCAGACGATCCAGAACGCATGTGCTACACAAGCAGTGCTCAATTCTTTGCTCAATAAAAGAGATGAGATTGAGATCGGAGAtgagttggagaacttgCGGTCGTTTGTCGCTGGCTTTGACTCGGAAATGGCCGGTGAGACTTTGCTGAACTCAGATATGATCAGGTCGGTGCACAACTCCTTTTCGGCGCCTAAATTCATCGACAGCGATCAATTGCCACCTCCTGACCTTGATGACAAAGATGACGGTCTTTTTCACTTCATCACGTACCTTAATATCAACAATACCGTGTATGAGCTTGACGGGTTGAAGCAGTACCCTATCAAGCACGAAAAATTGAATGGGCCGGAAGAGTTTTACGAGGTTCTTCCGCAAGTCTTGCAGCGCAGAATAGACAAGTATCACGGTGAGATCCgtttttctttgatggcgatcaccaacaacaaattgGAGCAGTACAAGCAAATGGGTGACGAAATCAGTGCCCAGCAGGAGGTTGCCAAGAGGGAGACGTGGAAGCAGGAGAACATTTTCAGAAGACACGACTTCCCCAAGCTCACGGTTGcgcttttgaaaaacatCCTGAAGAGTATGAGCGATGAAGAGTGGGAGGAATTGTTGAACCTGGCTCGTCAGAAATCTTTGGCTCGCCAAGCACAGCTCTACAAAAATTAATTCTTTATGCCTTCGTGAATGCAAATGCTGTAAAAAGTTTCATCTTTTACTGGGTTCAGCTACTCCCAGTCGCTGAATGTGAGGAACCCGCCGCCGCTTCTTGAGTGTCTAGAGAAATAGTCGAAATCGATACTCACAGCGTTGCCCAACAAAATAGCACGCTGATCTAGTGTGAGTGGGCCAGCGACGCTAGGATATAGCAGGCCCATTCCAGCAAAGGACGCTGGGTCCATACGCACAATGTATACACCAGTATCTGTGAATAACTCTCTGCCCAAGCCTACCCAGTTTCTGTCGACAGAAGCAATGACGTCACCGTCTCTATTGTACACGGGGAAATCGAACGCTAGGAAGCCTGAGTCGATGGCGCCAAATTGCTCGTATTCGTCCGTGACTTCgtcttcaagcttgaatAAATTGTACTTCCTGCGCCACAAGTGCCATTTTTGAACGGATTCCCCTATAATTTCGTGCATGAGATTACCGAAGGAGTCAAATCCAGGCAAGAGAGCTTTGATGTGTGAGTTaatgaaggaaaagggTCTTTTGATGGTTAGCACCAAATCACCGTAATTGTTGAAGACGTCAATCTCAAACGGCCGGTGCAACCTGAAAAACTGTCTACCCAATGCTTTCATGATGCCAAAGTCCTTTTCTTCCATATACCCGATCTGGTCTCCTTTGGAGTTCATGATCTTATACCTGTTTGCCTGCTCAAAGCCGATCACCAAATTCATGAACTCAACCTGTCTTTCAATAACCAACGTGGGTTCCTTTAAAATCTCATAAATTGGGTCATCCTCTGTTATGATTCCGTTTTCGTTGGGAGGAAAGTCGAATACGGCTCTGAACTGACTGGGCTCGCCTCTGAAAGCATCCgagtttgttgatggtTGATCGTGATAATAAAATTGGCCACTACGTGTTCCGTGGCCGCCACTTTTCTGtctcttgagctcttcttgaaacctTCTGACTTCTTCGGGGCTGATTTCACGAGCCTGGCGGGTCTTTCTGATTAATGCCGAGGTTGTGGAGGAGATGCCCCTTTTGGCGTAGGTGGGGCAAACGGGGGGCAATTGGCGAATGCTCCGAAGTACTTGACTCCGAAAAAGTAGCATATTGGATGTTCTTAGTGATTAAAGGATTTGGTGAGGAGAAATGAAGGGTGCTCTTTGATGGCAATCTATTAGGGCCAAAGAAGTGGGAGCGGTATGGCGCTTGCGTGCAGGAATATCGACGGAAGGCAGTCTTGCAGCCAACATCATGAAAATACCAATCAAGCTAACTGAGACAGAATCTGCATTGTTAACTTCTACATGAGATTTCCATCAAATATTACAACTGGTTAATGTCTATCATTTTAATCAACTTTTTACGTATGCAGACGGCACGATCAGGAGGGCGTGCACCTGTGGGAGGGAATAAATACTCGTGAAGCGGCGACTGTGGCCGGTTTCGGCAAAGCATCGCCCAGGTATTGAATAGGTTTTTGATGGCTCACTCGGCTCGCTTAggtgagcttcttgttggtaGGGTTGCTGGCGTTGGAACCGGTCAACACGCCCTTCATGAACTCGTACACAGTGAAAGTGACAGCCTGACCTGGGGCAACTCTCATGATTCTAGGAGTGATACCCTTGTACAAGGCCGCCACaccttcttccttgatcaactgCTTACCGATCTTGGCGATTCTGACCCAGCCAGACTCGTTGGAGGCGTAAGTAGACTTCTGCAATCTCGTCTTGATAGTGTCCAAAGGAGCGTTAGACAAAGGACCCAACGCACCGGAGAACAAACCAATCAAGGAAGTCTCCCACGAAGGAAGAACCTCCATGTTCTGGTAACCTTGCAAGtactccttcaacttggagtACACGGTGAAGTTCACACCCTGGTTCGACGCTTGTCTGGCGGCAGTCAAAGAGACACCTCTGTACAATGTGGAGAAGCCCTCTTCTCTGACAATCACGTAGGCAGCGTGCAAGGCGTTTCTGTACTTGGGCACGTCCAAGGGGTCGGCCATAGAGTGGTGCTGGGCCTGCAATCTGATTTTCACAACTTCCATGGGGTTCACCACAAGCACAGCCTCGGTGGTACCAGCACCCACACCAGCAATAAATGTGTTACCCGTGGAGATGTTTCCTTCcttgtctttcaaaagagacctATAGAACTCGTACGACTGGAAACGAATACCCATCTTAGGCACAATTCCCAACACAACAGCACCAAGACCCTTGTAAAGAGACAAAAAGGTCTCCTTTTGCACAATGTTGATACCTGTTCTGATGAAGCCAGGGGGTTTCTGGCCACTCTTTCTGTACAACTGCATTCTCACCTTGACGGTGTCCAAGGGGTGGCAGCAGAGCGCCTCAAACAAACCAGCGACACCGCCGGCAACAAGGTCGGTGACGGAGCCTCCTTTTTTCTGTGTGGACATTATGAGTAGATGTTCTTTAATGGattgttcaaaaagaagtcAAAGTGGGATTAAACGTGTTTCGTGTGGGTGTGTGAGGGTGTcttatatatatataccCCACAAAGAAGCGGTGATTTTTCATAGTCAAGGCGACTTCCATTTCCCCGAGGCACCCGCACCACCGAAGCATTCAACGGTGGTCAATTGATCCGAGAAGCGCCGGGATGGGGGTCGTACATTTCTACTACGCTTAGTCTACTGACTGAATTtgttttggtttttttggTCTGTTGACCCTCCAACCAATTCATGGGTGTCTTTCTTCACGGGCCATTCTGGGGTACGTCGAAAAACATCCGCGGACCCGGGGCGGCTGGAGTGAGTCGCAAGAGTCATTCCGGGGTGGACGACAGCCGCCTGTGTGCAGTACTCGTTCTTTAACCTCCACCCATATTCGCGTCCGAAGTAGGAGCGGTTCTGATTGGCAGATAGAGGCAGTTGAGCCCGATCTGATGCAGCGACTAGATCGGTAGAAAAGAACAAACAGAGTTAAGCGAGAAGTCGTTCTAAACTGATTGATATTTTGGtgcttgtgtgcaggcgTGATTCGGTAGTCGTCAAGGTGGTGACTCGCGTCACATGGCAGTGGAACATTGGAAAGCTGGTGAAAACCGAAGAGGAAAATCACCGTGGGGAATCTCGTTAGCCGAAGTGTGATGGTGACTACAATTGTGGCTTGACAGTCCTGGCAACGGCTGACGGTTTTTCCGGCTTTTATATTGTGTCACCGTGGAAGCGCTCGGCACATGAGTTTATCCGAGGAGGAAAATTGTGCACCGAGAAGGAGTTGACGAGGTCAGTGGGATCACCagcagagaagttgaaaataTAGAAGAATAGTTGGTGAAATATTGTTGCTGTTTCTGGTGCTTGCACAAGTTTTAATAGAGCTTGTATTGTGATGTTTTACTAGTGTGATTAGTTGccttttgcagccagtggGAGCAGTTGGTGTGGGCCTGTCGAATTGACTAGAGTCGAACTGTGGACTGTGTTTGGAACAGAATATGGTTGAAGATGTGAAAGGCGTTCTTGACGCTTGGAATTGAGTATCAGTGGTGAAATTTGAAACTGGATGTGTCTGTGATTCTCGTTGTTGGGTGTGGTTTGTGAGTGTATGCTGTAATAGCCCAatgattgcaaaaatgaTCACCTGAAGAGTGATGAACCAGTGAAGCATGCTATtcgctttcttttccttgcATTTGCGCCAAAGTGCAATAGGAGCGTTCACAGTAAAACTGCTTCATAATTGATAGAGAGTGACTTCACTACCTGCTATAAAGAACATGTAACGAAGCAGAAGTGGATCTAAGGTGCACTAAGATGTTTATCTTCCTGGTATAGAGCCAAGTATTGTGCTCTTATATCTCTTCTCTGGGTAATCACTCTAGCCTTGTGAAGGGTCTGAATTTACCATTATGAAACACGCTCTTCATCTGAATTAGAGAAGCATCCTCTCCATGTGCAACTCTATTCCCTACAACGACCACCTACTCACTACACTCGTCATCACACGTAATATCTTTTCATAGAGCCTAGCACATCTTGCCCACCCACAGAGTTCCTTCCTTGCAGACCGGACAGAGCTGCCCCAACCAGTACTCCAAGTACATCAtcacctccttcaacatctGGACATGAAGCTCGTTTAAGTTCACGCTATTGATGATTCTGAAATGGAGCAAAATCTTTCTCATCGACAGCACCACACGTTCTGGCTCAATCTTGTACTTGCGCAGCCACGCTACCACAACAAGAACACTGGCATTAGTAGCTAACGACACATATCATTTCATCTTGAGCTTCACATGCTCCTCACGAATACCAAGGCGGCTTTCTAGTAAGTCGTTTAAGGCAATAAGGCTGTTTACAGGCAGCGGAACGGTGTCATTGTTcacaagaagcttatcTTCGTCCCAAAAGCCCATTGAG
This DNA window, taken from Candidozyma auris chromosome 7, complete sequence, encodes the following:
- the YUH2 gene encoding Yuh2p, translated to MSWGWNTIDSDAGVFTELVERLGVKNVQFDELYAIDKESLLAVAPVHAVVFLFKYSKLDREYAAKKLPLDGEYDTNYMDKGVFFANQTIQNACATQAVLNSLLNKRDEIEIGDELENLRSFVAGFDSEMAGETLSNSDMIRSVHNSFSAPKFIDSDQLPPPDLDDKDDGLFHFITYLNINNTVYELDGLKQYPIKHEKLNGPEEFYEVLPQVLQRRIDKYHGEIRFSLMAITNNKLEQYKQMGDEISAQQEVAKRETWKQENIFRRHDFPKLTVALLKNISKSMSDEEWEELLNSARQKSLARQAQLYKN
- the SFC1 gene encoding Sfc1p; the protein is MSTQKKGGSVTDLVAGGVAGLFEALCCHPLDTVKVRMQLYRKSGQKPPGFIRTGINIVQKETFLSLYKGLGAVVLGIVPKMGIRFQSYEFYRSLLKDKEGNISTGNTFIAGVGAGTTEAVLVVNPMEVVKIRLQAQHHSMADPLDVPKYRNALHAAYVIVREEGFSTLYRGVSLTAARQASNQGVNFTVYSKLKEYLQGYQNMEVLPSWETSLIGLFSGALGPLSNAPLDTIKTRLQKSTYASNESGWVRIAKIGKQLIKEEGVAALYKGITPRIMRVAPGQAVTFTVYEFMKGVLTGSNASNPTNKKLT